Proteins encoded by one window of Rutidosis leptorrhynchoides isolate AG116_Rl617_1_P2 chromosome 7, CSIRO_AGI_Rlap_v1, whole genome shotgun sequence:
- the LOC139858631 gene encoding uncharacterized protein, which translates to MGKKKMNWAFDEEEEALLDDVEKAIIRSDVNVKPVNLKLRRIFAAKGDLEKVNMCYKFTGSSSGAETSQHEDVETNHINNWFQRFLLRCICSCCNWKFEGGDYKSLEKGE; encoded by the exons ATGGGAAAGAAAAAGATGAATTGGGCGTTTGACGAAGAAGAAGAAGCCTTGTTAGATGATGTGGAAAAAGCAATCATTCGCTCGGATGTTAATGTGAAG CCGGTGAATCTTAAACTCAGAAGAATATTCGCTGCTAAAGGAGACCTCGAGAAG GTCAATATGTGTTACAAGTTCACCGGCTCTTCTTCTGGTGCTGAAACATCCCAACATGAGGATGTTGAGACGAATCATATCAATAACTGGTTCCAGAGGTTTCTTCTGCGCTGCATCTGCAGTTGCTGTAACTGGAAATTTGAAGGTGGAGATTATAAAAGCTTGGAAAAAGGCGAATAA